Proteins found in one Flavobacterium channae genomic segment:
- a CDS encoding DUF6095 family protein, whose product MATDKNLLAKGIKYLSGSLPLLFLGPIIINSAFKNEKHPLYPYVLALGIIIALAAMFLIYKGINTLVKSMFDGDKNSNS is encoded by the coding sequence ATGGCTACAGATAAAAATTTATTAGCAAAAGGGATAAAATACCTTTCTGGTTCGTTACCACTTTTATTTCTTGGTCCTATAATCATCAATAGTGCTTTTAAAAACGAAAAGCATCCATTATATCCTTATGTTTTGGCATTGGGAATCATAATTGCTTTAGCCGCTATGTTTTTAATTTACAAAGGAATTAACACCTTGGTTAAAAGTATGTTTGATGGAGATAAAAATTCAAATTCATAA
- the murQ gene encoding N-acetylmuramic acid 6-phosphate etherase produces the protein MNFTKTTEQSSKYEHLEKMSVSDLLANINNEDKSVPLAVEKALPQIENLVTEIVSKMKQGGRLFYIGAGTSGRLGIVDASECPPTFGVPFDLVIGIIAGGDTAIRKAVEFAEDDREQAWKDLQQWNINENDVVVGIAASGTTPYVIGGLEKCNQNNISTGSISCNAESPLSKTAQFPIDVVVGPEFVTGSSRMKAGTAQKLVLNMISTATMIQLGRVKGNKMVDMQLSNTKLIDRGTRMIMDEIPVSYEEAGKLLETHGSVRNAVNFYNNNK, from the coding sequence ATGAACTTTACCAAAACTACCGAGCAATCTTCAAAATACGAACATTTAGAAAAAATGTCAGTTTCTGATTTGTTAGCAAACATTAACAATGAAGATAAATCTGTTCCATTAGCTGTTGAAAAAGCATTACCACAAATTGAAAATTTGGTTACCGAAATTGTCTCAAAAATGAAACAAGGCGGTCGTTTGTTTTATATTGGAGCTGGAACTTCTGGTAGATTAGGAATTGTTGATGCTTCTGAATGTCCTCCAACTTTTGGTGTACCATTTGATTTGGTCATCGGAATTATTGCAGGCGGCGATACGGCAATTAGAAAAGCGGTTGAATTTGCAGAAGACGACAGAGAGCAAGCTTGGAAAGATTTACAACAATGGAACATCAATGAGAATGATGTTGTAGTTGGAATTGCCGCTTCGGGAACAACTCCATATGTAATTGGTGGATTAGAAAAATGCAATCAAAATAATATTAGTACTGGAAGTATTAGTTGTAATGCTGAAAGTCCGCTTTCAAAAACAGCACAATTTCCTATTGATGTTGTAGTTGGACCAGAATTCGTTACAGGAAGTTCGAGAATGAAAGCAGGAACAGCGCAGAAATTAGTTTTAAACATGATTTCTACCGCAACTATGATTCAGTTAGGAAGAGTGAAAGGAAACAAAATGGTAGACATGCAATTGAGCAACACCAAATTAATTGATCGAGGAACTCGAATGATAATGGATGAAATTCCGGTTAGCTATGAAGAAGCAGGAAAACTTTTAGAAACGCACGGAAGTGTTAGAAATGCAGTAAACTTTTACAATAACAACAAATAA
- a CDS encoding ZIP family metal transporter — translation MQYIITFSAVILGFLFALLLKPQKKKNIKLLLAFSGAFLLSLTVLHLLPELFSEGHHHVHEGEEAHITLPVGVFIMIGILFQILLEFFSKGAEHGHVHVHTDEHNELHHIPWLLFISLCIHALLEGFPIHNNNSLAYGIAVHHFPIAIILTLFFVNAKMNKLMVFAFMFSFALMTPLGTLLAEQMHFAQHYSKEISAVVVGILFHISSTIIFESNEGHKFNLAKITMIVFGFVLAYIIEMGHSH, via the coding sequence ATGCAATATATCATCACGTTTTCAGCCGTAATTTTAGGCTTTTTATTCGCGTTACTTTTAAAACCTCAAAAAAAGAAAAACATCAAATTGCTTTTGGCTTTTAGTGGTGCTTTCTTATTATCATTAACTGTTTTGCATTTACTTCCTGAATTATTTAGCGAAGGACATCATCATGTTCATGAAGGAGAAGAAGCGCATATCACTTTGCCTGTTGGTGTTTTTATCATGATAGGGATTTTGTTTCAAATTCTTTTGGAGTTTTTCTCAAAAGGAGCAGAACACGGTCACGTTCATGTGCATACAGACGAACATAACGAATTGCACCATATTCCATGGCTATTATTCATCAGTTTGTGTATTCACGCATTGCTAGAAGGATTTCCTATTCATAACAACAATAGCTTAGCTTACGGAATTGCGGTTCACCACTTCCCTATTGCAATCATTCTTACTTTGTTTTTTGTAAATGCTAAAATGAATAAACTAATGGTTTTTGCCTTTATGTTTTCATTTGCCTTAATGACGCCACTTGGAACATTATTAGCAGAACAAATGCATTTTGCCCAACATTATTCTAAGGAAATTTCGGCAGTTGTTGTTGGAATTTTATTCCATATTTCATCTACCATTATTTTTGAAAGTAATGAAGGACATAAGTTTAATTTGGCTAAAATAACAATGATTGTTTTTGGTTTTGTTTTGGCTTATATTATCGAAATGGGACATTCACATTAA
- a CDS encoding class I SAM-dependent methyltransferase, with product MSENNNKQSTINSQSTSNWFESWFDTKYYHILYKERNDEEAQLLMDNLTHYLNLPEDAKILDLACGKGRHAIYLNSLGFDVTGADLSENSILEASKFSNEKLHFKVHDMRETCNEKYDAIFNLFTSFGYFEDDADNYKTIKAIHNSLTETGFAVIDFMNADYVLENLVADEVKSVDGIDFHIKRYYKDGHIFKEISFEDEGQQFHFTERVQALRLEDFEQIMEDAGIFLLDIFGDYKLRKFYKNQSERLIMIFK from the coding sequence ATGTCAGAAAACAACAATAAACAGTCAACAATAAATAGTCAATCAACCTCAAACTGGTTTGAATCTTGGTTTGATACTAAATATTACCATATTTTATACAAAGAGCGAAATGATGAAGAAGCGCAATTGTTAATGGACAATTTAACGCATTATTTAAATTTACCTGAAGATGCTAAAATACTAGATTTGGCTTGTGGAAAAGGTCGTCATGCTATTTACCTTAACTCATTAGGTTTTGACGTTACTGGTGCCGATTTATCTGAAAATAGCATACTAGAAGCTTCAAAATTTTCAAATGAAAAATTGCATTTTAAAGTTCACGATATGCGTGAAACTTGTAATGAAAAGTACGATGCAATTTTTAATTTGTTCACTAGTTTTGGTTATTTCGAAGACGATGCAGATAATTACAAAACCATAAAAGCAATTCATAACAGCTTAACTGAAACTGGTTTTGCAGTAATTGATTTTATGAATGCAGATTATGTTTTAGAAAATTTGGTTGCCGACGAAGTAAAATCGGTTGATGGCATTGATTTTCACATCAAACGTTATTACAAAGATGGACACATTTTTAAAGAAATTTCTTTTGAAGACGAAGGTCAGCAATTCCATTTTACAGAAAGAGTGCAAGCACTCCGATTAGAAGATTTTGAGCAAATAATGGAAGATGCTGGGATTTTCTTATTGGATATTTTTGGCGATTACAAATTGCGAAAATTCTACAAAAATCAATCAGAACGTTTAATTATGATTTTTAAATAA
- a CDS encoding THUMP domain-containing class I SAM-dependent RNA methyltransferase: MENFKMTAKTFFGFEEILAKELQMLGAQQVEIGTRVVSFKGDKGFMYKANLALRTALKILKPIKTFRAYNEKTLYDGIRSIDWSDYLTEHNTFLVETTLHSENFNHSQFVALKTKDAIVDQFRDLNGKRPSIDKDFPDLQIHVHIDRDNVTVSLDSSGASLHHRGYRSATNIAPINEVLAAGMLIMSGWDGKSHFLDPMCGSGTILAEAAMIACNIPTNINRKEFAFEKWNDWDAELFDDILESLLKKTREFHYTIKGYDKAPSAVSKAKDNVRNANLDEYISISNENFFDSKKETEGPLHMVFNPPYGERLDIDMERFYREIGDTLKQNYSNTNAWFITANLDALKYVGLKPSRKIKLFNGKLEARLVKYEMYEGSKKGKYLNDK; encoded by the coding sequence ATGGAAAATTTTAAAATGACGGCCAAAACCTTTTTTGGCTTTGAGGAAATATTAGCTAAAGAGTTACAAATGCTAGGAGCTCAACAAGTGGAAATTGGTACACGTGTTGTAAGTTTTAAAGGAGATAAAGGTTTTATGTATAAAGCCAATTTAGCTCTACGAACAGCACTAAAAATTTTAAAACCAATTAAGACTTTTAGAGCTTATAACGAAAAAACATTGTATGATGGAATCAGATCGATTGATTGGTCAGATTACCTAACAGAACACAATACATTTTTAGTTGAAACTACTTTACATTCAGAAAATTTCAATCACAGTCAGTTTGTTGCATTAAAGACAAAAGACGCTATTGTTGATCAATTTAGAGATTTAAATGGAAAACGTCCAAGTATCGATAAAGATTTTCCAGATTTACAAATTCACGTGCATATTGACAGAGATAATGTAACAGTTTCCTTAGATTCTTCGGGAGCTTCGTTGCACCATAGAGGATACAGAAGTGCTACTAATATTGCCCCAATTAATGAAGTATTAGCAGCAGGAATGTTAATCATGTCAGGTTGGGATGGAAAAAGTCATTTCTTAGATCCAATGTGTGGTTCTGGAACTATATTAGCTGAAGCCGCGATGATTGCTTGTAATATTCCGACTAACATTAATAGAAAAGAGTTTGCGTTTGAAAAATGGAACGATTGGGATGCAGAATTATTTGATGACATTTTAGAATCGTTGTTGAAGAAAACACGCGAATTTCATTATACAATTAAAGGCTACGATAAAGCGCCAAGTGCTGTTTCTAAAGCAAAAGATAATGTTAGAAATGCCAATTTAGATGAATACATTAGTATTTCAAATGAAAACTTTTTCGATTCTAAAAAAGAAACAGAAGGTCCGTTGCATATGGTATTTAATCCACCTTATGGAGAACGTTTGGATATTGATATGGAACGTTTTTATAGAGAAATTGGCGATACATTGAAACAAAATTATTCTAATACCAATGCATGGTTCATAACAGCTAATTTAGATGCGTTGAAATATGTTGGTTTAAAACCAAGTAGAAAAATTAAACTTTTCAATGGTAAGCTAGAAGCACGTTTGGTAAAATACGAAATGTATGAAGGAAGTAAAAAAGGAAAGTATTTAAATGATAAGTAA
- a CDS encoding DUF5677 domain-containing protein, which yields MMITEKHIIIVEKQLDGIENLEDYINNSKYPKVLSATLNFIEKIKALQSDIQNIKSNYTANCLLRTIVEHFLVSYYIFYRFHLDNNDDVGKKYYTDYFVTECFKKDMYQLGVDGMLTGEANNATFENLKKKLSPDFDDLTQTEYDNFNREGKQFDIKKIQNFLIKNPLPDNHFNKVNKELIPILLGKYNTLSSYIHGGPNAEMEFKRNKYDLSDGKEWSSIVLFFTITNFFMMLISIDRKFENLKDYISLESQNYK from the coding sequence ATGATGATTACAGAAAAACATATCATAATTGTAGAAAAACAACTAGATGGAATCGAAAATTTAGAGGATTATATAAATAATTCAAAATACCCAAAAGTATTATCTGCAACATTAAATTTTATTGAAAAGATTAAAGCTCTTCAATCTGACATACAAAATATAAAATCTAATTATACAGCAAATTGTCTTTTAAGAACTATTGTTGAACATTTTCTCGTAAGCTATTATATTTTTTATCGCTTTCACCTTGATAATAATGATGACGTTGGAAAAAAATATTATACCGATTATTTTGTTACTGAATGCTTTAAAAAAGACATGTATCAACTTGGTGTCGACGGAATGCTAACAGGCGAAGCTAATAATGCTACTTTTGAAAATTTAAAAAAGAAATTATCTCCTGATTTTGATGATTTGACTCAAACTGAATACGACAATTTTAATCGAGAAGGCAAACAATTTGATATAAAAAAAATACAAAATTTTTTAATCAAAAATCCATTACCAGACAATCATTTCAACAAAGTGAACAAGGAGTTAATTCCTATTTTACTTGGAAAATACAATACTTTATCTTCATATATTCATGGCGGTCCGAATGCAGAAATGGAATTTAAGAGAAATAAATACGATTTAAGTGATGGTAAAGAATGGAGTTCTATAGTTCTGTTTTTCACAATCACTAATTTCTTTATGATGTTAATTAGTATCGATAGAAAATTTGAAAATTTAAAAGATTATATTTCCCTCGAAAGTCAAAATTACAAATGA